The Blastopirellula sediminis sequence GGCGGCGAAGCGCTGGGAGCGTTCTAGAGAGGCTTAGGTTGCGTAGCAATTAAAAAGGGCGTCCGACTTGCGGAACGCCCTTTTCGTTTTCAACGCGATTCGCGCGAAGCAAACTACTGCGGTTTGATCGACTCAAGGTCTTTCAGTCGTTTCAGCGCATCATCCTTCTGGAGCAAGCCGTAATTGATGCCCGCGGCATTCAGCGACGAGCCGGTTTGATACGGGAAATCGTTGAAGTCGGCGAAGAAGTTCTTGATCTGCTGCTGAATTGGGACCAACAGCCACATCTGCCGGGCGTACCAATCCAAGTACTGCCCCCCTTCGTCCATGGCTCGCTCGTACGGATCCATACGCAGGTTGGTGATCATCGCCCAAGAGGTCACCTTGCGGGTACCTTCAGCAATATTCCCTTCATTCTGCGCGAAGCTCACTTTCCAGTCGTTCCAGCGGACGGCGTTGAGATTGCCTCCCTGGTCGAAGTAGTAGATCTGCTCGCGCGGCCCCTTCTTTTCGTCCCCTTTGAGGTAGGGAACGAAATCGTAACCGTCCAGCTTGACCTTGAAATCTTTTTTGTTCAGGTTCGATCCTTTCGCCAACTGCCCCTTGATGTCATCGGCGCCGGCAGCGGTGCAAAGGGTGGGGAACCAGTCGAGGTTCGAGATGATCTCGTTAGAGATAGACCCTTCTTTGACGACGCCGGGCCAGCGGATCATCATCGGGACGCGAAAGCCCCCTTCCCAGGTCGTACCTTTTTCGCTGCGGAAGTTGGTCATGGCGCCATCCGGCCAGAGCGCCATTTCGGCGCCGTTGTCGGTGCTGTAAACCACGATCGTGTTGTCGGCGATCTTCAGTTGGTCGAGCAAGTCGAGAAGCTGGCCGACGTGGCCGTCATGTTCGACCATTCCGTCCGCATGGATCCCCATGCCGGTAACGCCGAGCGATTCTTTCTTCAGGTGCGTGAAGACGTGCATGCGGGTCGAATTGAACCAGCAGAAGAACGGCTTGTCCGCTTTCGCTTCGCGCTCGATGAAGTCTTTGGCGGCGGCCAAAAATTCTTCG is a genomic window containing:
- a CDS encoding arylsulfatase — encoded protein: MKRLFVTALFACAIFASSAWAADAKKPNILVIWGDDIGIPQISAYSMGMMGYKTPNIDRIAREGMIFTDAYGQQSCTAGRTSFITGMEPFRAGLLTIGMPGDPHGITEWMPTLADALKTQGYATGQFGKNHLGDQDQHLPTNHGFDEFFGNLYHLNAEEEPEGYFYPKDPEFRKKYGPRGVIKSSADGKIEDTGPLTTKRMETIDEEFLAAAKDFIEREAKADKPFFCWFNSTRMHVFTHLKKESLGVTGMGIHADGMVEHDGHVGQLLDLLDQLKIADNTIVVYSTDNGAEMALWPDGAMTNFRSEKGTTWEGGFRVPMMIRWPGVVKEGSISNEIISNLDWFPTLCTAAGADDIKGQLAKGSNLNKKDFKVKLDGYDFVPYLKGDEKKGPREQIYYFDQGGNLNAVRWNDWKVSFAQNEGNIAEGTRKVTSWAMITNLRMDPYERAMDEGGQYLDWYARQMWLLVPIQQQIKNFFADFNDFPYQTGSSLNAAGINYGLLQKDDALKRLKDLESIKPQ